In Nomia melanderi isolate GNS246 chromosome 4, iyNomMela1, whole genome shotgun sequence, the following are encoded in one genomic region:
- the NFAT gene encoding nuclear factor of activated T cells 3 isoform X1 has product MAPDLEKKRQELRRTSSGTLEPAHDHFHMLLQLRCNGSALTEPYRHGNNAGGRSSSVTGSVQRSTVTSSNRAHSASRRISHQQRQQQQQQQPQTRKPLGSLRNSDDHVPRASSAQDVCDNSNDSGLGFEERQQHLSTANAWNGAGEEDSKRRKMDIKLESEDANFSFPEVAHTTSPDTKTGTRSTVNGGIGGLTAISSSRNGTGATGRVVDVPRTRPGMGVLAKRPPPAHQGPITLTSQLCSASADGKVQLQIICQPEQQHRARYQTEGSRGAVKDRTGNGFPIVRLVGYDKPATLQVFIGTDLGRVAPHMFYQACRVSGKNSTPCIERKIDGTIVIEVDMDPTKDMMVTCDCVGILKERNVDVEHRFPQEAGILQGRSKKKSTRCRMVFRTTITHPDGTSETLQVCSQPIVCTQPPGIPEICKKSLTSCPCTGGLELFILGKNFLKDTRVVFQLDNDDLSSSLEPHWECAVLPDKEFLQQTHLVCVVPAYRRQDLAPSETVSVKLYAVSSGKTSEPHTFLYTAASTPPEPSMGKAESLTPPLPAVNGETTSPSAVPLTTGVPANTLITQATGGTPTFLSTMQPQQATSQTSEALKSDPSPPPVTTPSQVTPVMMWATQSPNCQNSPPDVMMPPPVLVANPLLNRRSSSNLQLILPDNLKTEVLDENSENSMISENSMQSIPTPTANGSTGTSPLQQLVNENTIESSQTNMIRSVPVAPNGSPVQEVNLLGVVDLMRNQHSLSMVTSHQNTYGGMHESSQVKVLSPHHINKETNPMLATDGSPNGSLQGGGVVDLRMKHHQSDFAALSNFATSSNAQPLPEQSGHSVEKYLNHIESNVKEVESQENGYVANMQQRASIIASGRQPQQTQPSSMLSPAAQGVKLDTLVNPAADTHQLVSPLRTVNPSSGALMSHVAVSDHETISSPQQTRTSPPIPVLLEALMPPQTVQPLSANGASSVSPPAVPEQAPDESLLTSINAALLPSMQEPAVSGAGTSPASVSSHNQLQVTNETMSAAADHIPQIQGLIQQDVVAMQQVQQVEQVVAQAQQQVEQVVAQAQQQAVQAVQQAQQQVVQHVVQHAQVVQQAVQQVQAVQQVQAVPAVQQAVQQATQEVVQQAVQQATQEVVQQVQAVQQAVQQAQAAQAVQQAVQQDIGSMLNQPAGFVAEASSALASGAAQEPSQQRLTTAAEQAINNVITNATQDIINNRPITTTTAHAIIATKKILNSVATQSAQLMNCAMEGILPKSPSSQNNIVEQVTSKSPPVAMPVTPSRQNVNPPITNPTGNAAGTTIRKQEDGMLPQELTSMSEHDLLSYINPSCFDQSGFLM; this is encoded by the exons GTAACAATGCAGGAGGTAGATCGTCATCGGTGACAGGATCGGTTCAAAGGAGCACCGTCACGTCGAGTAACCGCGCGCACTCCGCCAGCCGAAGGATCAGCCATCAGCAGcgtcagcagcagcagcaacaacagccgCAGACCAGAAAGCCCTTGGGATCCTTACGGAACTCGGATGACCACGTGCCAAGAGCCAGCTCGGCACAGGACGTTTGCGATAACTCGAACGATTCCGGGCTTGGCTTCGAGGAACGTCAGCAACATCTCAGCACCGCAAAC GCTTGGAACGGCGCCGGCGAGGAGGACTCGAAGAGGAGGAAGATGGACATCAAGCTCGAGTCCGAGGATGCTAACTTCTCGTTCCCCGAGGTGGCGCACACCACCAGCCCGGACACCAAGACTGGGACCAGGAGCACAGTGAACGGCGGCATCGGGGGACTAACCGCGATCTCGAGTAGCAGGAACGGGACCGGCGCCACCGGCAGGGTGGTCGACGTGCCCAGAACACGACCAGGGATGGGCGTCCTCGCGAAGAGGCCACCCCCTGCTCACCAAGGTCCAATCACCCTCACCTCTCAGTTGT GCAGCGCTTCTGCGGACGGAAAGGTCCAGCTACAAATCATCTGTCAGCCGGAACAGCAACACCGGGCTCGCTACCAAACGGAGGGCTCGAGAGGTGCGGTGAAGGATCGTACCGGGAACGGGTTCCCGATCGTACGTCTGGTCGGCTACGACAAACCGGCGACCCTTCAAGTTTTCATCGGCACGGATCTCGGCCGTGTCGCGCCCCACATGTTCTACCAGGCTTGCCGCGTCAGCGGCAAGAACTCGACGCCCTGCATTGAACGGAAAATCGATGGGACGATAGTGATCGAGGTGGACATGGACCCGACGAAGGACATGATGGTCACTTGCGACTGCGTCGGGATCCTCAAGGAACGGAACGTGGACGTCGAGCACAGATTTCCGCAGGAGGCTGGGATCCTTCAAGGTCGTAGCAAAAAGAAATCGACCCGTTGTCGCATGGTCTTTCGCACGACGATCACTCATCCGGATGGCACCTCGGAGACTTTGCAAGTCTGCTCGCAACCAATAGTTTGTA CTCAACCACCTGGTATACCAGAGATCTGCAAGAAGTCTCTCACCTCCTGTCCCTGCACCGGTGGATTGGAGCTCTTCATTTTGGGGAAGAACTTCTTAAAGGACACCCGTGTGGTGTTTCAACTGGACAACGACGACCTATCGAGTAGTTTGGAACCACACTGGGAGTGTGCGGTCCTGCCTGACAAGGAGTTCCTGCAACAGACTCACCTCGTTTGCGTCGTACCCGCTTACAGACGGCAGGACTTGGCACCCTCGGAAACGGTCAGCGTGAAACTGTACGCGGTGTCTTCTGGAAAGACGAGCGAACCGCACACGTTCCTTTATACCGCTGCTTCTACGCCACCGGAGCCATCGATGGGCAAAGCCGAATCCCTAACGCCACCACTGCCTGCGGTGAACGGAGAGACCACGTCCCCTTCGGCGGTGCCCCTGACGACAGGTGTACCAGCTAACA CCCTGATCACTCAGGCAACTGGCGGAACGCCGACCTTCTTGTCTACGATGCAACCCCAACAAGCAACGTCTCAAACGAGCGAAGCTCTGAAGAGCGACCCAAGCCCGCCGCCGGTAACAACCCCCTCGCAAGTAACGCCAGTTATGATGTGGGCCACGCAAAGTCCAAATTGCCAAAATTCGCCGCCTGACGTGATGATGCCGCCCCCAGTTTTGGTCGCAAATCCACTCTTGAATCGTAGATCGTCCTCAAATCTTCAATTAATCCTGCCGGATAACTTGAAGACGGAAGTACTCGACGAAAACAGTGAGAACAGCATGATCAGCGAAAACAGTATGCAAAGTATACCCACCCCGACAGCGAACGGTTCGACAGGCACCAGCCCGTTGCAACAGCTGGTTAATGAGAATACGATTGAATCGTCGCAAACTAACATGATCAGGTCCGTGCCAGTCGCGCCGAACGGTTCGCCGGTTCAAGAGGTTAATCTTTTGGGTGTAGTTGATTTGATGAGAAACCAGCACTCATTATCCATGGTAACCTCACACCAGAATACCTACGGCGGCATGCACGAATCGTCTCAAGTCAAAGTCTTAAGTCCCCACCATATCAACAAAGAGACTAATCCAATGTTGGCGACAGACGGCAGTCCGAATGGAAGTCTCCAGGGCGGCGGTGTTGTCGACCTTCGCATGAAACATCACCAATCGGATTTCGCGGCCCTCTCGAATTTCGCGACGTCGTCGAATGCTCAGCCCTTGCCTGAGCAGAGCGGTCACAGCGTGGAAAAATATCTGAACCATATCGAGTCGAATGTAAAAGAGGTCGAGAGCCAGGAGAACGGCTATGTGGCCAATATGCAGCAACGTGCTTCCATTATCGCTTCGGGTCGGCAACCGCAGCAAACGCAACCTTCCAGCATGTTGTCACCCGCCGCCCAAGGTGTTAAGTTAGATACCCTGGTCAATCCCGCCGCAGACACTCACCAACTGGTCTCACCGCTTCGAACCGTGAACCCTAGCAGCGGTGCTCTGATGAGCCACGTTGCTGTCAGTGATCACGAGACCATTTCAAGTCCCCAACAAACCAGAACTAGCCCGCCTATACCGGTGCTTCTTGAAGCACTGATGCCACCCCAAACTGTACAGCCCTTGTCGGCGAACGGTGCTTCATCCGTCTCTCCTCCAGCAGTTCCAGAACAAGCTCCTGACGAAAGCCTATTAACCAGCATCAATGCCGCGTTGTTACCGTCAATGCAAGAGCCAGCCGTGTCGGGCGCTGGTACGTCTCCCGCCTCCGTGTCATCTCATAATCAATTACAAGTCACCAATGAGACAATGTCGGCGGCGGCTGATCACATTCCTCAAATCCAAGGTCTCATTCAGCAGGACGTTGTAGCAATGCAGCAGGTACAGCAAGTGGAACAAGTCGTGGCACAGGCACAGCAGCAAGTTGAGCAAGTTGTCGCCCAAGCACAACAGCAGGCAGTGCAAGCGGTACAACAAGCGCAACAGCAGGTTGTTCAGCACGTAGTGCAGCACGCACAGGTTGTACAGCAGGCTGTCCAACAAGTCCAAGCGGTACAGCAGGTTCAGGCTGTGCCAGCAGTTCAACAGGCTGTACAACAAGCTACTCAGGAGGTTGTGCAGCAGGCGGTTCAGCAAGCAACTCAGGAAGTAGTGCAACAGGTTCAGGCTGTTCAACAAGCGGTGCAGCAAGCACAAGCTGCCCAGGCAGTACAGCAGGCAGTTCAGCAGGACATTGGTTCGATGTTAAACCAACCAGCTGGCTTCGTTGCTGAAGCTAGCTCCGCTTTGGCCAGTGGAGCCGCACAGGAGCCGTCGCAACAAAGATTGACAACCGCTGCTGAACAGGCGATTAATAATGTTATCACGAACGCTACACAAGATATCATTAACAATAGACCAATTACTACGACCACCGCGCACGCCATCATCGCTACGAAGAAGATTTTGAACAGCGTGGCCACTCAAAGTGCCCAGCTGATGAACTGTGCCATGGAAGGGATCCTGCCAAAGTCTCCATCCAGCCAGAACAACATTGTCGAACAAGTAACGAGTAAGTCACCACCGGTTGCCATGCCGGTAACGCCTAGCAGGCAGAATGTAAATCCACCGATAACGAATCCCACCGGTAACGCGGCCGGGACTACTATCAGGAAGCAGGAAGACGGTATGCTGCCACAAGAACTGACATCGATGTCGGAGCATGATCTTCTGAGCTACATTAATCCAAGTTGTTTCGATCAGAGCGGTTTCCTTATGTAG